The Fibrobacter succinogenes genome includes a window with the following:
- a CDS encoding ribonuclease domain-containing protein has protein sequence MPITNKATVTQWNEEKGFGFATANGAKYFVHISALGHLVRPPKVGDTIIICSFGKNEKGAKIEKGILDGVASRDEQVTSPVRKNYRKAKKSKIAVIVAICIALAFAFDIYVVYTPPDDAPRKKKVCLLKENPAEKEYTSRLHVAKYICDNDRLPSYYVTKSEGKKLYEQKTGKTFVKWNFNPHTTLGVMIGGDYFNNREGRLPPAYYYEADVDYFGNNRGTNRLVYSSGCNIYYTTDHYKTFSKIVFEK, from the coding sequence ATGCCTATCACAAATAAAGCGACAGTCACGCAATGGAACGAAGAAAAAGGATTCGGTTTTGCAACCGCAAACGGAGCAAAGTACTTTGTCCATATTTCAGCTTTAGGGCATCTCGTGAGACCGCCGAAAGTCGGCGACACAATCATCATTTGCAGTTTCGGCAAAAACGAGAAAGGTGCAAAAATTGAAAAAGGAATTCTCGATGGTGTCGCCTCACGAGACGAGCAAGTAACCTCCCCGGTGCGCAAAAATTATCGCAAGGCGAAAAAATCCAAGATTGCCGTGATAGTCGCGATATGCATCGCGTTGGCATTCGCATTCGACATATACGTAGTTTACACACCCCCCGATGATGCCCCCCGCAAGAAAAAAGTCTGCCTATTAAAAGAAAATCCCGCCGAAAAGGAATACACATCAAGACTCCATGTTGCAAAGTACATCTGCGACAATGACCGTCTACCTTCCTATTATGTAACCAAAAGCGAGGGTAAAAAGCTTTACGAACAAAAGACCGGCAAAACATTTGTGAAATGGAATTTCAATCCGCATACAACGCTCGGCGTGATGATCGGCGGCGATTACTTCAACAACCGCGAAGGAAGACTCCCGCCAGCATATTACTACGAAGCCGATGTCGATTACTTCGGAAACAATCGCGGCACAAACCGCCTTGTCTATAGCAGCGGTTGCAACATTTATTACACCACCGACCACTACAAAACATTCAGCAAAATTGTATTCGAGAAGTGA